A single Cryptococcus deuterogattii R265 chromosome 2, complete sequence DNA region contains:
- a CDS encoding ornithine-oxo-acid transaminase, whose protein sequence is MSPIASSASPLKSTKPTLSSQEVMNLEHEYSAHNYHPLPVCFEKGVGAHVWDPEGNEYLDFLSAYSAVNQGHCHPEILNTLVTQASKLTLSSRAFYSSNLGPFAKKITSMFGYDMVLPMNTGAEAVETAIKLARKWGYEKKKIPDGKAKVLSVEGNFHGRTIGIISMSTDPESRTGFGPFLENVGPRWDTGLIRYNHPEDLEKVLEKHGDEVAAFLVEPIQGEAGIFVPDDGYLAKCAEICKKYNVLLICDEIQTGLCRTGKMLCFEWDNIRPDIVILGKALSGGMYPVSCVLADKDIMLCIKPGEHGSTYGGNPLGCAVAMTALDVLVKEGLANRSLQLGEIFRSELAKLNSPLIKLIRGRGLFNGVVIDESASKKRRTAWQLCLLMKSKGLLAKPTHVNIIRFAPPLVISEEDVRKAVKIIGESLEELDTIEKIPGDEGEEHEAAIKLDD, encoded by the exons ATGTCCCCAATCGCTTCGAGTGCTTCTCCCCTTAAGTCAACCAAGCCCACCCTCTCCAGCCAGGAGGTTATGAACCTCGAGCACGAGTACTCGGC TCACAATTACCACCCCCTTCCTGT CTGTTTCGAGAAGGGTGTGGGTGCCCACGTCTGGGACCCCGAGGGCAATGAGTACCTTGACTTTCTTTCTGCCTACTC AGCAGTTAATCAGGGCCATTGCCACCCCGAAATTT TGAACACCCTTGTCACTCAAGCCTCCAAActcaccctctcctcccgAGCTTTCTACTCCTCTAACCTTGGTCCGTTTGCTAAGAAGATTACATCCATGTTTGGCTACGACATGGTTCTACCTATGAACACTGGTGCCGAGGCCGTTGAGACTGCCATCAAGCTCGCGCGTAAGTGGGGttacgagaagaagaagattcCCGACGGCAAGGCCAAAGTCCTTTCTGTCGAGGGTAACTTCCACGGAAGGACTATTGGTATTATCTCTATGTCCACGGACCCGGAGTCTAGAACTGGTTTTGGTCCTTTCTTGGAAAACGTCGGCCCTAGATGGGACACCGGGTTGATCAGGTACAACCACCCcgaggatttggagaaggTGCTCGAGAAGCACGGCGATGAAGTTGCAGCCTTTTTGGTTGAGCCCATTCAGGGTGAGGCGGg TATCTTCGTTCCAGACGATGGTTACCTTGCCAAGTGCGCTGAGATCTGCAAGAAATACAACGTTCTTTTGATTTGTGATGAGATTCAGACTGGTCTTTGCCGAACCGGTAAGATGCTCTGCTTCGAGTGGGACAACATTAGGCCGGACATTGTCATTCTTGGCAAAGCCCTTTCCGGCGGTA TGTACCCCGTCTCTTGTGTCCTCGCCGATAAGGACATTATGCTTTGCATTAAGCCCGGAGAGCATGGTTCTACGTACGGCGGTAACCCTCTCGGTTGCGCTGTCGCCATGACTGCTCTCGACGTTCTTGTCAAGGAGGGCCTCGCCAACCGATCCCTCCAGCTTGGTGAAATCTTCCGGTCTGAACTTGCCAAGCTCAACTCTCCCTTGATCAAGCTTATTCGTGGACGAGGATTATTCAACGGTGTGGTTATCGACGAAAGCgcgagcaagaagagaaggacagCGTGGCAGCTTTGTCTGTTaatgaagagcaagggctTGTTGGCCAAGCCTACTCACGTCAACAT TATCCGATTCGCTCCTCCACTCGTAATCAGCGAGGAGGACGTCCGCAAAGCTGTCAAAATCATCGGCGAGTCTCTTGAGGAGCTCGACACT ATTGAAAAAATTCCCGGtgatgagggtgaggagCACGAAGCTGCTATCAAGCTTGATGACTAA